CGATCATGAATGCCATGTGATGCATTTCGTTGATGGCTTGGCTGCCGTGATCGGTCATGGCAATACCGTTCGACTGGGCAAATTGATTCAGATGTATGGCGTGATGTTCAGCTGTCCCTCGTGAATCGGGTCCTCTGAAATCCCAGATCAATCGTACATATCCACCTTCAGTCATGCTATCAAGGCCTCGCGTTGGGCTTGGATCTTATCGCTCTCAAGATATTCATCAAAACTCATCATCTTCTCCAGATGTCCGTTCGGCATCAGTTCGATGACTTTATTGGCCACCGTTTGGCAGAACTGGTGGTCATGGGAAGTGAACAGGACTGTGCCTTTGAAATCCTTCAGCGCATTGTTGAGCGCCTGGATGGATTCCAGATCCAAGTGGTTGGTCGGTTCATCCAGGATCAGGAGATTGGCCTCGGCCAACATCATCCGTGAAAGCATACACCGTACCTTCTCGCCTCCGCTGAGCACATTGGCAGATTTGAATATCTCTTCGCCCGAGAAGAGCATCTTGCCCAAGAATCCACGGATGAATACTTCATCCTTGTTGGTGGAGAATTGTCTCAACCAATCGACCAGATTGAGGTCGGTATTGAAGAATTCGTGGTTCTCATTGGGAAGGTATGCTGTAGTGATGGTCTCTCCGAATTTGAAGCTTCCACTATCGGCCCTGCGTTCTCCCATGAGAATGTCGAAGAGGGCAGAGATCGCCATGCTATCCTTGGCCAAGAAGGCGATCTTATCTCCTTTGGTGACGTTGAGATGGAAATCACTGAACAAGGGCCCTGATTCATTGGACGCGCTCAGTCCTTCCACATGCAGTATCTGATCACCAGCCTCTCTCCCTTGATTCAGGATGATAGCCGGATATTTCCGAGAAGAGGGTTGGATATCCTCCACATTGATCTTGTCCAAGAGTTTACGTCTGCTGGTAGCTTGCTTGGACTTGGACGCATTTGCACTGAATCGCTGTATGAATTCCTGCAATTCTTTCTTCTTCTCCTCTGCTTTCTTATTCTGCTGGGAGCGCTGTCTGAGTGCCAGCTGACTGGATTCGTACCAGAAGGAATAGTTTCCGGTAAAGAGCTTGATCTTTCCAAAATCGATATCGGCCACGTGGGTACATACCGTGTCCAAGAAGTGACGGTCGTGTGAGACTACGATCACAGTGTTCTTGAAATTCAGGAGGAAGTCCTCCAACCAGACGACCGTGCGGATGTCCAGATCATTGGTAGGCTCATCCAGAATGAGGATATCTGGATTTCCGAATAAGGCCTGAGCGAGTAGGATACGCACTTTCAAGCTACCCTGTAGGTCCTTGAGAAGGGTATAGTGGTCTTTCTCCTCGATTCCTAAGCCACTGAGGAGCGCGGCCGCATCAGCTTCGGCATTCCAGCCGTCCA
The sequence above is drawn from the Flavobacteriales bacterium genome and encodes:
- a CDS encoding ATP-binding cassette domain-containing protein, whose protein sequence is MIAAHNISLQFGKRILFDEVNIKFTQGNCYGVIGANGAGKSTFLKILTNEVDATSGHIEIEPGKRISFLKQDHYAYDEVTALDTVMMGHQELWAVKEEKDAIYMKPDFSDEDGIKAAELEEKFAEMDGWNAEADAAALLSGLGIEEKDHYTLLKDLQGSLKVRILLAQALFGNPDILILDEPTNDLDIRTVVWLEDFLLNFKNTVIVVSHDRHFLDTVCTHVADIDFGKIKLFTGNYSFWYESSQLALRQRSQQNKKAEEKKKELQEFIQRFSANASKSKQATSRRKLLDKINVEDIQPSSRKYPAIILNQGREAGDQILHVEGLSASNESGPLFSDFHLNVTKGDKIAFLAKDSMAISALFDILMGERRADSGSFKFGETITTAYLPNENHEFFNTDLNLVDWLRQFSTNKDEVFIRGFLGKMLFSGEEIFKSANVLSGGEKVRCMLSRMMLAEANLLILDEPTNHLDLESIQALNNALKDFKGTVLFTSHDHQFCQTVANKVIELMPNGHLEKMMSFDEYLESDKIQAQREALIA